The segment TACCCCTGTTCACTACCCTCTGAGTATTGCAGATCAGATGGCAATCGGGGCGCGAATACCGGGGTGGCACTCATAATTGATCAGTTCGAAATCTTCATAGGTGAAATCGAAGATGTTTTTTACATCCGGATTGATCTTCATGGTTGGCAGGGTAAAAGGTTCGCGGGCCAGCTGTGTCTCTACCTGCTCCATGTGGTTGGAGTAGAGGTGGGCATCACCAAAGGTGTGCACAAAATCGCCCGCTTCCAGATCACACACCTGTGCAATCATCATGGTGAATAGGGCATAGGATGCGATATTAAACGGCACACCGAGAAAGATATCGGCACTGCGCTGGTAGAGCTGGCAGGAGAGTTTGCCGTCAGCGACATAAAACTGGAAAAAGGTGTGGCAGGGAGGCAGTGCCATCTTGCCATTGGCGACATTGGCCTGTGGCGAGATCGACTCATCCGGCAGGTCAGCCACATTCCAAGCTGAAACAATCAGACGGCGTGAATTGGGCTTGGTTTTAATCTGCTCGATCAACTCGGAGATCTGATCGACAAGGCGACCATCAGGTGTGGCCCAGTTGCGCCACTGGAAACCATAAACAGGGCCCAGTGATCCATCTTCAGTAGCCCACTCATTCCATATTTTGACACCATTCTCGGTTAGATAACGGGTATTGGTATCACCGCTGAGAAACCAGAGCAGTTCATGAATAATCGACTTCAGATGCACCTTTTTGGTGGTGACCATCGGGAATCCTTCAGAGAGATCGAAACGCATCTGGTGCCCGAACACCGATTTGGTGCCGGTGCCGGTGCGGTCGCCCTTCTGGGTGCCGTGGTCGCGCACATGGCGCATTAAATCTAGATAGGCCTTCATGTTTCCCCTCGCCTGCTGAAATCAATTTGGATATGATGCCGTCAGCCGCATGAGTCGGCAACTGATGTGAGGTTCCCATGTTTATTCGCTTTTTTTCACTGTTGATGTTTTGTCTGACTGTTT is part of the Mariprofundus sp. NF genome and harbors:
- a CDS encoding thymidylate synthase translates to MKAYLDLMRHVRDHGTQKGDRTGTGTKSVFGHQMRFDLSEGFPMVTTKKVHLKSIIHELLWFLSGDTNTRYLTENGVKIWNEWATEDGSLGPVYGFQWRNWATPDGRLVDQISELIEQIKTKPNSRRLIVSAWNVADLPDESISPQANVANGKMALPPCHTFFQFYVADGKLSCQLYQRSADIFLGVPFNIASYALFTMMIAQVCDLEAGDFVHTFGDAHLYSNHMEQVETQLAREPFTLPTMKINPDVKNIFDFTYEDFELINYECHPGIRAPIAI